The proteins below are encoded in one region of Sminthopsis crassicaudata isolate SCR6 chromosome 1, ASM4859323v1, whole genome shotgun sequence:
- the ANKRD34B gene encoding ankyrin repeat domain-containing protein 34B, with the protein MDEAIELSSDGNSLLKAVYQSRLRLTRLLLEGGAYINESNDRGETPLMIACKSKHIDHQSVSKVKMVKYLLENNADPNIQDKTGKTALMHACLEKAGPEVVSLLIKSGADLTLQDHSSYSALVYAINSEDKETLKVLLNACKAKGKEVIIITTAKSPSGRHTTKQYLNMPPGDMEGFHSPTSCTTPSEIEIKTASPPHAASSDLDKGLFGFKDLDLSDSSDDASESGSPTRRPAAVHSGPKLGQAQHLHLDSWMKNSPSLLRKTKVASLQEELQDITPEEEFSLKLNGLALSKRFITRHQSIDVKDAAHLLKAFEQAGSRKLSYDEIHSQPFFSEPGSSGTDLPGDQDPESATQAMFVSTLRNIVQRRSSGANHYSSDSQLTTGLTPPTSEDGKTFGGKKKILCPSPPVLAGAKELPESVPPGPLSRRNHAMLERRGSGAFPLDHTAQTRPGFLPPLNVNSHPPIPDVGVSNKISSLFSCGQKILVPTVPTFPKEFKNKKMLLRRQSLQTEQIKQLVNF; encoded by the coding sequence ATGGATGAAGCCATAGAGCTTTCGAGTGATGGGAACTCCCTGCTAAAAGCGGTCTATCAAAGCCGGCTGCGCCTGACCAGGCTCTTGTTGGAAGGGGGCGCCTACATCAACGAAAGTAACGACCGTGGGGAAACTCCGTTAATGATAGCTTGTAAGAGCAAGCACATCGACCACCAAAGCGTCAGCAAAGTCAAAATGGTGAAGTATCTGCTGGAAAATAATGCCGATCCCAATATACAAGACAAAACTGGAAAAACGGCCCTGATGCACGCTTGCTTAGAAAAGGCGGGCCCCGAAGTAGTCTCTTTGCTGATAAAAAGTGGCGCTGACTTGACGCTACAAGACCACTCTAGTTATTCAGCCCTAGTTTATGCTATCAATTCAGAGGACAAAGAGACCTTGAAGGTTCTCCTCAATGCTTGCAAGGCGAAAGGGAAAGaagtcatcatcatcaccacagCCAAGTCTCCCTCCGGGAGGCACACTACCAAACAGTACTTGAATATGCCTCCTGGGGATATGGAAGGATTTCACTCTCCAACTTCCTGTACTACCCCTTCCGAAATAGAGATTAAGACCGCTTCTCCTCCCCACGCGGCCTCCTCTGACTTGGATAAAGGGCTTTTTGGCTTTAAAGATCTGGATCTTTCAGACAGCAGTGATGATGCTTCAGAATCAGGTTCCCCTACTAGAAGACCTGCTGCCGTTCACAGTGGGCCTAAGCTGGGCCAAGCACAGCACTTGCATTTAGATTCCTGGATGAAGAACTCTCCTTCACTCTTGCGCAAGACTAAAGTGGCCTCTTTACAAGAAGAACTTCAGGACATTACACCAGAGGAAGAGTTCTCTCTGAAACTAAACGGGCTGGCCTTATCCAAGCGGTTTATCACCCGACACCAAAGTATCGATGTGAAAGACGCCGCACATTTGTTAAAGGCCTTTGAACAGGCTGGCTCCAGGAAGCTGTCTTATGATGAGATCCATTCGCAGCCCTTCTTTTCCGAACCAGGCAGTTCTGGCACTGACCTCCCAGGGGACCAAGACCCGGAGTCAGCAACCCAAGCGATGTTTGTTTCTACCTTGAGAAATATTGTCCAAAGGAGAAGCTCGGGGGCAAATCACTATAGTTCTGATTCTCAGCTCACTACCGGGCTCACTCCGCCAACTTCAGAAGATGGAAAAACgtttggaggaaagaaaaaaatcctctgCCCATCTCCACCGGTGCTGGCGGGGGCTAAGGAACTGCCGGAAAGTGTGCCTCCCGGCCCCCTGAGCAGGAGAAATCACGCCATGCTGGAAAGGCGAGGCTCGGGAGCCTTCCCCCTGGATCATACCGCACAAACCCGTCCAGGCTTTCTTCCCCCCTTAAATGTCAATTCCCACCCTCCGATCCCGGATGTCGGTGTTAGCAACAAGATTTCCAGTCTCTTTTCTTGTGGACAAAAGATACTCGTGCCCACCGTCCCTACTTTTCCCAAAGAgttcaaaaacaagaaaatgttGTTAAGGAGACAATCGTTACAAACGGAACAAATTAAGCAgttagtaaatttttaa